A region of Lycium barbarum isolate Lr01 chromosome 3, ASM1917538v2, whole genome shotgun sequence DNA encodes the following proteins:
- the LOC132632351 gene encoding zinc finger protein SHOOT GRAVITROPISM 5-like — translation MLSNNPSSSSDPFISSETGNNASRRKRRPAGTPDPDAEVVSLSPKTLLESDRYVCEICNQGFQRDQNLQMHRRRHKVPWKLLKRETPIVRKRVFVCPEPTCLHHDPCHALGDLVGIKKHFRRKHSNHKQWVCEKCSKGYAVQSDYKAHLKTCGTRGHSCDCGRVFSRVESFIEHQDACSIGRLRSESQSIHPPCLSRTASSPSPSSDTNLSTAPWSSTLLKNLSSVNNPNIILNSKKQHNLELQLLTTTTSSSSPAFDVSVSSKRNEDHSTYNLQLSIGSNESSENANDKRNSDALRLKDEATEQLRLAMSEKAYAEEARQQAKRQIELAEQEFANAKRIRQQAQVELDKANALKEHAIKQINSTLSQITCHSCKQKFQSTPRVNTVDDNNSLALSYISSGLTEGHHEVAKNINLTEHLKLSQR, via the exons ATGTTAAGCAATAATCCCTCTTCTTCGTCCGACCCTTTTATTTCCTCAGAGACTGGAAACAATGCTAGTAGAAGAAAAAGAAGGCCGGCAGGAACCCCAG ATCCGGATGCCGAAGTGGTATCACTCTCACCAAAAACCTTACTGGAATCTGATCGATACGTATGCGAGATCTGTAACCAGGGATTTCAGAGGGACCAAAATTTACAGATGCATAGACGAAGACATAAGGTGCCATGGAAACTGCTCAAAAGAGAAACACCAATTGTGCGAAAGCGCGTTTTCGTTTGTCCAGAGCCTACTTGTCTCCACCATGACCCTTGTCATGCCTTAGGCGATCTCGTCGGTATTAAAAAGCACTTTAGAAGAAAACACAGCAATCATAAGCAATGGGTTTGTGAGAAATGCTCGAAAGGCTATGCAGTTCAGTCCGATTACAAAGCTCATCTTAAAACTTGTGGTACTCGTGGCCATTCTTGTGATTGTGGCCGTGTTTTTTCAAG GGTGGAGAGCTTCATCGAGCATCAAGATGCTTGTAGCATTGGCAGGCTCCGATCTGAATCACAATCTATACATCCACCTTGCCTTTCTCGCACAGCTTCAAGTCCTAGCCCGTCAAGCGACACAAATCTCAGCACAGCACCATGGTCTAGTACATTGCTCAAAAATCTGTCATCTGTTAATAATCCAAATATCATCTTGAATTCCAAAAAGCAACACAATTTAGAGCTTCAGCTTTTGACtacaactacatcatcatctaGCCCGGCCTTTGATGTCTCGGTATCGTCTAAACGGAACGAAGATCACTCAACTTACAATCTCCAACTCTCCATTGGTTCCAACGAGTCGTCAGAAAACGCGAACGATAAGCGTAATTCAGATGCTTTGAGGCTTAAGGATGAAGCGACTGAGCAGCTAAGGTTAGCCATGTCAGAAAAGGCGTATGCCGAAGAGGCGAGGCAACAAGCTAAGCGTCAGATCGAGTTGGCCGAGCAGGAATTTGCTAATGCTAAGAGAATAAGGCAACAAGCACAAGTGGAGTTGGATAAGGCTAATGCTTTGAAAGAACATGCCATCAAGCAAATCAACTCTACTCTCTCGCAAATCACTTGTCATTCTTGCAAACAGAAATTCCAATCAACTCCAAGAGTTAATACTGTAGATGATAACAACTCGTTGGCATTGAGTTATATTTCTTCAGGTTTAACTGAAGGTCATCATGAAGTTGCCAAGAATATCAACCTAACCGAA